In Oscillospiraceae bacterium, the genomic window CGACACCGGCATTGCCCTGGCCAACATGACCCTGGCCGCCTGGGACAAGGAGGTGGGCAGCTGCATCATGGGTGCCATCAACAAGCCCGCCCTCACCGAGCTGCTGGGCATCGAAGAGCCGCTGAAGCTGGCCTGCATGGTGGCCTTTGGCTACCCCATCCACAAGGCACACATCGTGCCCCTGACCGCTGACACCGGGGTAAAATACTACCTGGATGAAAACCGGGACTACTGCGTGCCCAAGCGCAGCAGGGGTGAGATCGCCCGCTGGCTGTAACGCCCCGGTAAAAAAGCCGGATTTTCTTGCATATATTCAGATATTCAATGGTTTTTTGCATATTTTCAGGAAAATAATTTTTATTTTACGAATTATTATGCACAACTATTGACTTTTCATTTTGTTCAAACTATACTAAGTGCATTGACCGGAACATCGATGATTCGCATCCTTCCGGCGGTTGTAAGATTATACAGTGCATAGAGGAGTGTTTGAATATGAAAAAGATCTCTCGTCGCAGCTTCCTGGCTGCTGCCGCCGTTTCCGCTGCTGCCCTGGCCCTGACCGCCTGCGGTGGTGCTTCTTCCAGCGTAGCTTCTTCTGTAGCCAGCAGCGCAGCTGCTTCCAGCTCTGCTTCTGGCAGCCTGGCCACCGTGGTGGCTGGCAAGCTGACCATGGCCACCAACGCCACCTTCCCTCCCTACGAGATGACCACCGACTCCGGTGACATCGCGGGCATCGACATCGACACCGCCAAGGCCATTGCTGAAAAGCTGGGCCTGGAGCTGCAGGTGGACGACATGGAGTTTGACGCCGCACTGCTCAGCGTGCAGCAGGGCAAGGCTGATATGGTCATGGCTGGCGTTACCGTTACCGACGAGCGCAAGGCTGTGATGGACTTCTCCGACAGCTACGCCACCGGCATCCAGTCCATCATCGTGCCCAATGGCTCCGACATTGCTTCTCCCGATGACCTGGCCGGCAAAAAGATCGGCACCCAGCGTGGCACCACCGGCTACATCTACTGCTCCGACGACTTCGGCGATGACGCCGTGGTGGCCTACGACAGCGGCCTGACCGCCGTGCAGGCCCTGAACAACGGCCAGGTGGACGCTGTGGTCATCGACAACGCCCCTGCCAAGGAATATGTGGCCGCCAACCCCGGCCTGAAGGTGCTGGACACCAGCTACGCCGAGGAGGACTACGCCATCGGCCTGGCCAAGGGCTCTGCCCTGGAGGATGCCATCAACGCTGCTCTGGAGGAGCTGAAGGCTGACGGCACCCTGCAGTCCATCGTGGACAAGTACATCACTGCAGAGTAAGCAGCTGCCACGAACGCAACACCGGGAGGCGGCCCTTTTCAGGGGGCTCCTCCCTTTTTTCGGGGACTTGGGTCCCCATCAACCCACCAACAAGATCCCACAGACAGAAAGCGAGGATGTGAATGGCTGCTCAATACGAACTGCTCAAAGAGCTGCTGAACAGCGGCACGAGCCTGACCTTCGGGCAGGAGGTCTTTTACAAATTTTATCAGGCCTTTCTCCTGAAGGACCGCTGGCTCCAGTACATTGATGGCGTAGGCACCACCCTGCTGGTCACCGCCATTGCATTGGCCCTGGGCGTGGTGCTGGGCAGTGTGGTGGCCATGGTCCGTGTGACCCACGACCAGCAGCGTCCCGGCCACAAGAACCCGGTGCTGGGCTTCTTCAACGCAGTGTGCGAGGTGTACGCCACCATCATCCGTGGCACCCCCATGATGGTGCAGCTGCTGATCATGAGCATGGTCATCTTTTCCAACAGCCGCAACTTTACCATGGTAGGTGCCCTGACCCTGGGCATCAACTCCGGTGCCTATGTGTCCGAGATCATCCGGGGCGGCCTGATGGCCGTGGACCCGGGCCAGATGGAGGCCGGCCGCAGCCTGGGCCTGAACTACATGACCACCATGGTGGTGATCATCATTCCCCAGGCCATCCGTGCGGTGCTGCCTGCCCTGGGCAACGAATTCATTGTTCTGCTGAAGGATACCTCCCTGATCACGGTCATTGGCGGCAAGGAGCTGCTGTACGCCGCACAGGGCATTATGAACCGCACCTACGACGCCATGTTCCCCCTGCTGGGCGTTGCAGCCATTTACCTGGTACTGGTGATGCTGCTTACCTGGCTGCTGGGCAAGTTTGAGAGGAGGCTGGCACAAAGTGACCGCTAACACCCACGAAAAGATCCTGGAAGTCCGTGGCCTGACCAAGACCTACGGCGGCGTGAAGAAAAAGGGCGCAAAGCAGCCCACCCCCACCCTGGACGTGCTCAAGGGCATCGACATCGACATCTACCGCGGCGACGTGGTGTGCCTGATCGGACCCTCCGGCTGCGGCAAGTCCACCTTCCTGCGGTGCCTGAACCGTTTGGAGATCCCCACCTCCGGCTCCATCAAGTTTGAAGGCGTGGAGGTGGACGATGCCCACATCGACGCTGTGCGCCAGAAGATGGGCATGGTGTTCCAGCACTTCAACCTCTTCCCCCACCTGACCGTGAAGAAGAACCTGGAATTGGCCCCCAGCCTGCTGAAGCTGAAGGACAAGGAAGCCATTTCCCAGCGCGCCGACGAGCTGCTGGCCCGTGTGGGTCTGGCCGACAAGGCCAACGTCTACCCCAAGAGCCTGTCCGGCGGCCAGCAGCAGCGCATTGCCATTGCCCGCGCTCTGGCCATGGACCCGGACGTGATCCTGTTCGACGAGCCCACCAGCGCCCTGGACCCTGAGATGGTGGGCGAGGTACTGGAGCTGATGAAGGAGCTGGCCCACACCGGCATCACCATGCTGGTGGTCACCCACGAGATGGGCTTTGCCCGCGAGGTGTCCAACCGCGTGATCTTCATCGACGGCGGCCAGATCCAGGAGGACGAGCCCCCGCAGGAGCTGTTCTCCAACCCCAAGCATCCCCGTCTGAAAGCATTTTTGTCCAAGATGCTCTGATCTGCAAAACAAAAAAGGAACCGCCGCAGCGGTTCCTTTTTTTGTTTTATAAAGGCAAGGCATCTCACAGGGTCTGGTCCGGGCCCTGGGCCTGCTGCTGGCTGGTATACAGCATCATCAGGTGGTTGGCGCTTTCCTCCAGCTGGCTCTTGGCCTGCCGCAGGGCCGCTTCCTCGGTCTCGTTCATCTTCTCGGGCTTGTCCTTGCGCAGGCAGCGGCGCAGGTTGGCCACATCGGTCTTGATGCGGTTCTTTTCGTCGCGGTCCAGCTCCTTTTTGCACTTGGACAAGGCCTCGTCCACCTTGTAGGCCAGCACCTCGGCCTGGTTGTGCAGCTCCAGCCGCTCCTTGCGGCGGCTGTCCTCGGCCTCATAGGCCGCGGCATCCGCCATAGCGCGCTGGATCTCGTTTTCGGACAGGTTCGTGCTGCCGGTGATGGTGATGTTCTGCTCCCGGCCGGTGCCCAGATCCTTGGCCGACACCTTGACTACGCCGTTGACGTCGATGTCAAAGGTGACCTCGATCTGCGGCTTGGAGGAGAAACCGCCCCGGATGCCGTTGAGCTTGAACTTGCCCAGGCTCTTGTTGTCGCGGGCAAAGTGGCGCTCGCCCTGCAGCACGTTGATCTCCACACTGGTCTGCATGGGGCGTGCCGTGGTAAAGATCTGGCTCTTGCGGGTGGGGATCATGCTGTTGCGGGTGATCAGCGGGGTGGCCACGCCGCCCAGCGTCTCAATGGACAGGGTCAGCGGGGTGACATCCATCAGCACCAGACCCTGTGCGGCGGCACCGGTAGCACCAGCCAGCTTGCCGCCGCCCTGCAGCAGACCGCCCTGCACGGCGGCACCCATGGCCACGCACTCGTCCGGGTTCAGGCTGTGGCTGGGCTCGCAGCCCAGCAGCTCCCGCACCTGGCGCTCCACGGCGGGCATGCGGGTGCTGCCGCCCACCAGCAGCACCTTGCCCAGCTGGCTGGCAGAGATCCCGGCATCCCGCAGGGCGTTCTGCACCGGGGTCACGGTGCGGGCCAGCAGGTCACCGGTCATCATCTCGAACTGCGGGCGCGACAGCGACAGATCCAGATGGTGGGGGCCGTCCTTGCCCACCGCGATGAAGGGCAGGTTCAGCTGCGCGGAGGGTGCACTGGACAGCTCCTTCTTGGCCTTTTCCGCTTCCTCCTTCAGGCGGCCCATCGCAGCCGGATCGCGGGAGAGGTCGATGCGGTCGGACTTCTTGAACTCGGCCACAGCGTACTCCACGATGCGCTCGTCAAAGTCATCGCCGCCCAGATGGGTGTCGCCGCCGGTGGCCAGCACTGTAAAAGTACCGTCCTCGATCTCGATGATGGACACGTCAAAGGTGCCGCCGCCCAGATCGTACACCAGGATCTTCTGGGGTGCTTCGTTGTCCAGGCCGTAGGCCACAGCGGCAGCCGTCGGCTCGTTGATGATGCGCAGCACGTTCAGGCCCGCGATGCGTCCGGCGTCCTGGGTGGCCTTGCGCTGGCTGTCGTCGAAGTAGGCGGGCACCGTGATAACGGCCTCGGTCACCGGCTCGCCCAGATAGCTCTCGGCGTCGCGGCGGATCTTGGCCAGGATCATGGCGCTGATCTCCTGCGGGGTCAGGTCCTTGCCGTCGATGTGCACCCGGTAATCGCTGCCCATGTGGCGCTTGATGCTGGTCACGGTGCGGCCGGAGTTGGTGGCGATCTGCCGCTTGGCCGCGCCGCCCACCAGACGCTCACCGTCTTTGGTAAAGGCCACCACGCTGGGGGTGGTGCGCTCGCCCTCTGCGTTGGTGATGACCACAGGCTTGCCGCCTTCCACCACCGCCACACAGGAATTTGTTGTGCCAAGGTCAATGCCGATCACTTTGCTCATATCGTTTTCCTCTCTTTGCGGCGCATCCCGTCCGCCAAAGCATTTTATTCACCTGATTATCTTACCCGATGCCTGTGACCATTTTTTAGTCCAATTGTAAAGAATCTATGTTGTAGGCCGTATTCCGGGGCTTCGGATCGGCCAGTTCCCGCAGCAGCTGTTCCGCTTCTGCCTGCAATTCGGCCGCATCCGGTTCCTTCTCCCGGGCCAGGATGGCAAAGCCCTGGGCGGCCTCTGCCGCCAGTGCCATGGCCTTTTTGGCCGAGACGTAGCGGGTCTCGGCCTGGGCAAGGCGCAGACAGATGCGCGGGGTATACTCGATGTCCGGCATGCCCTGCGCCGTCTGTCGGGCTTTGCGGTAGTACAGCAGGGCCTTGCCCGCTTCGCCCCGGGCAGCGCAGTCCTCGCCCAGCGACAGCATGGCCAGCACCTCGCCGTGGTCGGCGGCGGTGCGCCACATCCGGCGGGCCTCGGTCTTGTTCTGCATCTCGCCCCGGCCCCGGTACAGGCAGTCGGCCAGCAGCGAGAGACCCATGGCATTGCCCTGCTGGGCGGCTTCGTCGTAGTGGTCGGCCGCCATGCGCCAGTCCCCGGCGCGGGCCGCTTCCCGCCCGGCTTCTACTTCTTCGTCTCCCGGCTCCTCCGGGTTGTGGCCCGCGTGGAGCAGGCCGTTGAGCAGGGCCTCATCCAGTGTGGCCGAGTGGCCCCACGGGTCGATGACCACGCCGTCGATGTCCGGCGCATCCAGCACCAGTTCCATGGCGTCCTGCAGGGTGTAGTCCGCCATGGGGCGGGCCGCCGTGCTGCGGTCCACGCAGGCAGCTGCGCTGGAGGTGAACAGCGGCAGCCAGGTACGGTCCTTGTTTTTCAGGGTCCAGAGCGCAAGCCCTCTGGCCTTTTGCTGCGGGACGGGGTTCTCGGCCCAGGGGGCCGGGGTGGGCGGTGTGCCCGGGGCCGTCTGCAGCGGCACCAGAACATGGGTCTCCAGCTCCAGCGCGTAGTTCAGAGCCCCCATCAGGGCCCAGAAGCTCTCCTCGTTCTGCCCGTGATACAGCCGCTCGATCGCCTGCTCGATCGCCGGGCAGCCGGTGCCGCCGGGGCTGTAGCGCACCGGCGTGCGCGGGTGCCGGCTGCTGCCCACCGGGCGGAAGCGCACCCCGCCGTCTGTTCTTCTTGCCATTGTATGTTCCCTGCTTTCCTTCAGTGTCACTTCCTAGTATAGCAGGATTTTCCATCTTTCTCAACGGAAAACCTGCGCTTTGGCTCTGCATCTATACCGGCAAACGTATGGTTTTTTTCAGCTGTGTGCGCTATAATAGGTAAAATTCCAGAATACTGGGATCAGAAAAGGAGGAAATAGCCTTGAACAACATGCTTGGCTATCTGAGGGACTACAAGCGCGAGAGCGTGCTTGCCCCCCTGTTCAAGATGCTGGAAGCCACATTTGACCTGTTCGTGCCGCTGGTCATGGCCGATATCGTCAACGTGGGCATTGCCGCCCACGACCTGCACTACATCCTGGTGCGGTGCGGCATCCTGCTTGTGCTGGCCGTCATCGGCCTGACCTGCAGCCTCACGGCGCAGTATTTTTCCGCCAAGGCGGCGGTGGGCTACTCCACCGCCCTGCGGCATGCCCTGTTTGCCCACATCCAGAGCCTGAGCTTTTCGGAGATGGACACCCTGGGCACCAGCACCCTCATCACCCGCATGACCAGCGACATCAACCAGGTGCAGAGCGGCCTGAACCTGTTTTTGCGCCTGTTCCTGCGCAGCCCCTTTGTGGTGATCGGTGCCATGGTCATGGCCTTCACGGTCAACGCGCGGGCCACCCTGATCTTTGTGGTGGCCATCCCGCTGCTGAGTGTGGTGGTGTTCGGCGTGATGGTCATCACCCGCCCGCTGTACAAGACCGCGCAGGTGCGGCTGGACCGTGTGCTGGGCCTGACCCGTGAGAACCTGACCGGTGTGCGCGTGGTGCGTGCCTTTGACAAGGAGCAGGACGAGATCGACCGCTTCGAGAACGCCAACGACCTGCTGACCAGAATGCAGCTCCATGTGGGCCATCTTTCGGCCCTGATGAGCCCGCTGACCTATGTGATCATCAACATTGCCATCGTGGCACTGCTGTATGTGGGCAGCATTGAGATCAACGTGGGCGGCATGGCCTCCGGCGACGTGATCGCGCTGGTGAACTATATGAACCAGATCCTGATCGAGCTGGTCAAGCTGGCCAACCTGATCGTGCAGGTAAGCAAAGCGCTGGCCTGCGCCGGCCGTGTGCAGGCTGTGCTGGACACCAAGCCCGGCATGGACTTCCCCGCCGAGCTGCGCAGCGAGGTGCCCGCCGACAAGACCGGTGACGCCGTGCGCTTTGACCATGTGAGCCTGACCTATGCCGGGGCCGGCGCACCCAGCCTGTCCGACATCAGCTTTACCGCCAAGCGCGGCCAGACCATCGGCGTCATCGGCGGCACCGGCAGCGGCAAGTCCAGCCTGGTCAACCTGATCCCCCGCTTTTACGACGCCACCGAGGGCACCGTGGAGATCCTGGGCCGCCCGGCTGCGGACTACCCCCGCGAGGCCCTGCGCGGCAAGGTGAATGTGGTCATGCAGAAGGCCCAGCTGTTCGGCGGCACCATCCGCTCCAACCTGCTGTGGGGCAACAAGAATGCCACCGACGCCGAGCTGTGGGCGGCCCTGGAGACCGCACAGGCGGCAGAATTTGTCCAGGCAAAGCCCCTTGGCCTGGACGAGCCCGTGGAACAGGGCGGCCGGAACCTTTCCGGCGGCCAGAAGCAGCGCCTGACCATTGCCCGTGCACTGGTGGGCAAGCCGGACATTCTGATCCTGGACGACAGCGCCAGCGCCCTGGACTACGCCACCGACGCGGCCCTGCGCAAGGCACTGGCCGCTCTGCCCGGCAGCCTGACCGTGTTCATCGTGAGCCAGCGCGCTGCCAGCCTGCAGCACGCCGACCAGATCCTTGTGCTGGATGACGGCAGGCTGGTGGGCCTTGGCACCCACGACCAGCTGCGCCAGAGCTGCCCGGTGTACGAAGAGATCTATGAGAGCCAGTTCAAGAAAGGGGATGTGCAGAAATGAGCGCGAAAGCCAAAGCAAAACTGACCCCGGAACAGCGCAAGGCCACACTGACCCGTGTGCTGCACAAGATCCGCCCCTATTCCCTGTTCGTGGTCTGCAGCCTGATCGTGGCCGCCGTGAGTGTGGCCGCACAGCTGTATATCCCCATCCTGTGCGGTGACGCCATCGACCTGATGCTGGGCAAAGGCAATGTGGACTTTGCCGGTGTAGGCCGCATCATCGTGGAGGTGCTGGTGGTGGCCGTGGCGGCCGCCTTTGCCCAGTGGCTGCTGAGCGTGTGCAACAACCGCATCACCTTTTCGGTGAGCCGGGACCTGCGCAACGAGGCCCTGCGCAAGATCCAGACCCTGCCGCTGTCCTACCTCGACAGCCACCCCTCCGGCGACATCGTGAGCCGCATGGTGGCCGATGTGGACACCTTTGCCGACGGCCTGCTGATGGGCTTCACCCAGCTGTTCAGCGGCGTGCTGACCATTCTGGGCACCCTGCTGTTCATGCTGAGCGAGAATGTGGTCATCACGCTGGTGGTGGTGTGCATCACCCCGCTGAGCCTGCTGGTGGCCAGCTTCCTTGCCAAGCGCAGTTACAAGTATTTTCAGGGTCAGAGCAGCGTGCGCGGCGAGCAGACTGCGCTGGTCAACGAGATGATCGAGGGCCAGAAGGTGGTGCAGGCCTTCGGCCACGAGGCCGAGAGCCTGGACGCCTTTGACGAAGTGAACGGCCGGCTGCAGGACGTGAGCCTGAAAGCTATCTTCTTCTCCAGCATGACCAACCCCGCCACCCGCTTTGTGAATAACATCGTGTACGCCGGTGTGGGCCTGGTGGGTGCCCTGTACGCCGTGCGCGGCGGCATCACCATCGGTCAGCTAAGCGTGTTCCTGAACTATGCCAACCAGTACACCAAGCCCTTCAACGAGATCTCCGGCGTGGTCACCGAGCTGCAGAACGCGCTGGCCTGTGCGGCCCGCGTGTTTGAGCTGCTGGACGCCGACGACCAGATCCCGGAAGCCGAGAACGCCGCTGTGCTGCAGCCGGACGGCCATGTGCAGCTGGAGGATGTGTCCTTCCGCTACCTGCCCGACCGCCCGCTGATCGAGGGCCTGAGCCTGGACGTGAAGCCCGGCCAGCGCATCGCCATCGTGGGCCCCACCGGCTGCGGCAAGACCACCCTCATCAACCTGCTCATGCGCTTCTATGACGTGAACGGCGGTGCCATCAAGGTGTCCGGCACCGACATCCGCAGCGTGACCCGCGCTTCGCTGCGCGGCAGCTACGGCATGGTGCTGCAGGATACCTGGCTGCGGGCCGGTACGGTGCGGGAGAACATTGCCTACGGCAAGCCGGACGCCACCCTGGACGAGGTGGTGGCTGCCGCCAAGGCCGCCCACGCCGACAGCTTCATCCGCCGACTGCCGGACGGCTACGACACCGTCATCGCGGAGGACGGCGGCAACATCAGTCAGGGCCAGAAGCAGCTGCTGTGCATCGCCCGCGTGATGCTCTGCCTGCCGCCCATGCTGATCCTGGACGAGGCTACCTCCTCCATCGACACCCGCACCGAGGTGCGCATCCAGAAG contains:
- a CDS encoding ABC transporter substrate-binding protein — encoded protein: MKKISRRSFLAAAAVSAAALALTACGGASSSVASSVASSAAASSSASGSLATVVAGKLTMATNATFPPYEMTTDSGDIAGIDIDTAKAIAEKLGLELQVDDMEFDAALLSVQQGKADMVMAGVTVTDERKAVMDFSDSYATGIQSIIVPNGSDIASPDDLAGKKIGTQRGTTGYIYCSDDFGDDAVVAYDSGLTAVQALNNGQVDAVVIDNAPAKEYVAANPGLKVLDTSYAEEDYAIGLAKGSALEDAINAALEELKADGTLQSIVDKYITAE
- a CDS encoding amino acid ABC transporter permease, with translation MAAQYELLKELLNSGTSLTFGQEVFYKFYQAFLLKDRWLQYIDGVGTTLLVTAIALALGVVLGSVVAMVRVTHDQQRPGHKNPVLGFFNAVCEVYATIIRGTPMMVQLLIMSMVIFSNSRNFTMVGALTLGINSGAYVSEIIRGGLMAVDPGQMEAGRSLGLNYMTTMVVIIIPQAIRAVLPALGNEFIVLLKDTSLITVIGGKELLYAAQGIMNRTYDAMFPLLGVAAIYLVLVMLLTWLLGKFERRLAQSDR
- a CDS encoding amino acid ABC transporter ATP-binding protein, coding for MKKKGAKQPTPTLDVLKGIDIDIYRGDVVCLIGPSGCGKSTFLRCLNRLEIPTSGSIKFEGVEVDDAHIDAVRQKMGMVFQHFNLFPHLTVKKNLELAPSLLKLKDKEAISQRADELLARVGLADKANVYPKSLSGGQQQRIAIARALAMDPDVILFDEPTSALDPEMVGEVLELMKELAHTGITMLVVTHEMGFAREVSNRVIFIDGGQIQEDEPPQELFSNPKHPRLKAFLSKML
- the dnaK gene encoding molecular chaperone DnaK, encoding MSKVIGIDLGTTNSCVAVVEGGKPVVITNAEGERTTPSVVAFTKDGERLVGGAAKRQIATNSGRTVTSIKRHMGSDYRVHIDGKDLTPQEISAMILAKIRRDAESYLGEPVTEAVITVPAYFDDSQRKATQDAGRIAGLNVLRIINEPTAAAVAYGLDNEAPQKILVYDLGGGTFDVSIIEIEDGTFTVLATGGDTHLGGDDFDERIVEYAVAEFKKSDRIDLSRDPAAMGRLKEEAEKAKKELSSAPSAQLNLPFIAVGKDGPHHLDLSLSRPQFEMMTGDLLARTVTPVQNALRDAGISASQLGKVLLVGGSTRMPAVERQVRELLGCEPSHSLNPDECVAMGAAVQGGLLQGGGKLAGATGAAAQGLVLMDVTPLTLSIETLGGVATPLITRNSMIPTRKSQIFTTARPMQTSVEINVLQGERHFARDNKSLGKFKLNGIRGGFSSKPQIEVTFDIDVNGVVKVSAKDLGTGREQNITITGSTNLSENEIQRAMADAAAYEAEDSRRKERLELHNQAEVLAYKVDEALSKCKKELDRDEKNRIKTDVANLRRCLRKDKPEKMNETEEAALRQAKSQLEESANHLMMLYTSQQQAQGPDQTL
- a CDS encoding SseB family protein; protein product: MARRTDGGVRFRPVGSSRHPRTPVRYSPGGTGCPAIEQAIERLYHGQNEESFWALMGALNYALELETHVLVPLQTAPGTPPTPAPWAENPVPQQKARGLALWTLKNKDRTWLPLFTSSAAACVDRSTAARPMADYTLQDAMELVLDAPDIDGVVIDPWGHSATLDEALLNGLLHAGHNPEEPGDEEVEAGREAARAGDWRMAADHYDEAAQQGNAMGLSLLADCLYRGRGEMQNKTEARRMWRTAADHGEVLAMLSLGEDCAARGEAGKALLYYRKARQTAQGMPDIEYTPRICLRLAQAETRYVSAKKAMALAAEAAQGFAILAREKEPDAAELQAEAEQLLRELADPKPRNTAYNIDSLQLD
- a CDS encoding ABC transporter ATP-binding protein/permease; amino-acid sequence: MLGYLRDYKRESVLAPLFKMLEATFDLFVPLVMADIVNVGIAAHDLHYILVRCGILLVLAVIGLTCSLTAQYFSAKAAVGYSTALRHALFAHIQSLSFSEMDTLGTSTLITRMTSDINQVQSGLNLFLRLFLRSPFVVIGAMVMAFTVNARATLIFVVAIPLLSVVVFGVMVITRPLYKTAQVRLDRVLGLTRENLTGVRVVRAFDKEQDEIDRFENANDLLTRMQLHVGHLSALMSPLTYVIINIAIVALLYVGSIEINVGGMASGDVIALVNYMNQILIELVKLANLIVQVSKALACAGRVQAVLDTKPGMDFPAELRSEVPADKTGDAVRFDHVSLTYAGAGAPSLSDISFTAKRGQTIGVIGGTGSGKSSLVNLIPRFYDATEGTVEILGRPAADYPREALRGKVNVVMQKAQLFGGTIRSNLLWGNKNATDAELWAALETAQAAEFVQAKPLGLDEPVEQGGRNLSGGQKQRLTIARALVGKPDILILDDSASALDYATDAALRKALAALPGSLTVFIVSQRAASLQHADQILVLDDGRLVGLGTHDQLRQSCPVYEEIYESQFKKGDVQK
- a CDS encoding ABC transporter ATP-binding protein/permease; the encoded protein is MSAKAKAKLTPEQRKATLTRVLHKIRPYSLFVVCSLIVAAVSVAAQLYIPILCGDAIDLMLGKGNVDFAGVGRIIVEVLVVAVAAAFAQWLLSVCNNRITFSVSRDLRNEALRKIQTLPLSYLDSHPSGDIVSRMVADVDTFADGLLMGFTQLFSGVLTILGTLLFMLSENVVITLVVVCITPLSLLVASFLAKRSYKYFQGQSSVRGEQTALVNEMIEGQKVVQAFGHEAESLDAFDEVNGRLQDVSLKAIFFSSMTNPATRFVNNIVYAGVGLVGALYAVRGGITIGQLSVFLNYANQYTKPFNEISGVVTELQNALACAARVFELLDADDQIPEAENAAVLQPDGHVQLEDVSFRYLPDRPLIEGLSLDVKPGQRIAIVGPTGCGKTTLINLLMRFYDVNGGAIKVSGTDIRSVTRASLRGSYGMVLQDTWLRAGTVRENIAYGKPDATLDEVVAAAKAAHADSFIRRLPDGYDTVIAEDGGNISQGQKQLLCIARVMLCLPPMLILDEATSSIDTRTEVRIQKAFARMMQGRTSFIVAHRLSTIREADVILVMKDGHIVEQGNHDELLAAGGFYAKLYNSQFEGVET